From a region of the Narcine bancroftii isolate sNarBan1 chromosome 5, sNarBan1.hap1, whole genome shotgun sequence genome:
- the LOC138764914 gene encoding NACHT, LRR and PYD domains-containing protein 3-like isoform X4, producing the protein MKLIRDFPEVPTQLKDIQKKHKEELRKKTEKLRMKTIQANEAVKIFQLVDRYAQLTVVSTIRDLKLVEHELLARGQEHEVWREKHLQKELELIQTDKLFCSSFSRSKSKFGSSTAVIGVPGIGKTTMVQKIVHDWATGKIYHKFQFVFSFKFRDLNDINCRVNLQELILDQYPYLQHLLREIWKFPEEILFIFDGLDEYNTRIDFADNRRNTEPKYMCTDPECWCAVSDIVYGLIQRKLLPGCSVLVTSRPTALNLLERAEIDVWAEILGFDHEERKEYFNKIFEDQTAAAALFKHVEENQILYTMSFNPSYCWILGQTLGPFFMKGKKLHRIPKTITELYSCYICNILKNHSFKKERDVMLKIGEMAFEGISEKNIVFKEGDLIKYNLQPSQFLSGFVMELLERDDTTQSVVYTFPHLTIQEFVAALAQFLTASPEDMKKLFEKAHREEDQRYELLLRFLAGFSSQSNQLLEEFLGEFPSEKIIQVIDWIGEEVHKQLVNTNSKASKRNLLNLFHYLFESQNRPLVKSTVGLVKKVTFSGLQMNPIDCAVLTNVIELCDTIKELDLQNCSIQYDGLQWLGRGLHKCEVLRLRDNKFGDSGVKLLSAVLKEPNCKIQQLMLNVNNLTADCTGDLSSALSKNQSLLELDLSNNKLEDAGMKNLSVFLKNPDSKIQYLRLNANSFTAACINDLSSALSTNQSLISLYLGNNELGDAGVRQFFKDLKNIQELGLENNNLSACCMKDLATTISEYQSLRSLNLSCNNLGDSGLKALSEALKKPNQRLEQLHLCSAKLTASCASDVASVLSISCTLKVLDLGGNKLEDHGMKLLCEALKNNSNSKIQTLQLWKNYLHDSCAEDLVSGLSGVCSLRKLNLSSNFFTDQSVEKFRTLTRNCSSLKIIDLDDNKFSSEGRDRLLSLRNYRSRMTVIV; encoded by the exons ATGAAATTAATCCGTGATTTTCCTGAAGTTCCCACTCAACTGAAAG ATATTCAAAAGAAACACAAGGAAGAGCTCaggaaaaaaactgaaaaacTGAGAATGAAGACAATTCAGGCAAATGAGGCAGTGAAGATATTCCAGCTGGTTGATCGATATGCTCAGCTTACAGTCGTTTCAACCATTCGAGATTTGAAACTTGTAGAACATGAACTATTGGCAAGAGGCCAAGAGCATGAAGTTTGGAGAGAGAAGCATCTACAGAAAGAGCTAGAATTAATCCAAACTGATAAATTGTTCTGCAGCAGTTTTTCCCGGAGTAAATCCAAATTTGGGAGTTCAACTGCTGTGATTGGAGTTCCAGGGATTGGAAAAACAACAATGGTACAAAAGATTGTTCATGACTGGGCCACTGGAAAAATataccataaattccaatttgtgttCTCTTTCAAATTCCGTGATTTGAATGATATTAATTGCAGAGTCAACCTGCAAGAACTGATTCTGGATCAATATCCCTACCTTCAACATCTCCTGAGGGAAATCTGGAAATTTCCAGAAGAAATATTGTTTATATTTGATGGTTTAGATGAATACAACACAAGAATTGATTTTGCAGACAATCGAAGAAACACAGAGCCAAAGTACATGTGCACAGATCCAGAGTGTTGGTGTGCGGTGTCTGACATTGTGTATGGTTTAATACAACGAAAGCTACTCCCAGGATGTTCAGTGTTGGTGACCAGTCGCCCAACTGCATTAAATTTATTGGAAAGGGCTGAGATAGATGTCTGGGCTGAAATCCTGGGATTTGATCATGAAGAGCGGAAGGAATATTTTAACAAGATTTTTGAAGATCAGACAGCGGCAGCAGCTCTTTTCAAGCATGTGGAAGAGAACCAGATTCTGTACACTATGAGCTTCAACCCTTCTTATTGCTGGATCCTTGGTCAAACTCTGGGCCCTTTCTTCATGAAAGGCAAAAAATTGCATCGCATTCCAAAAACCATCACTGAATTATATTCCTGTTATATCTGCAACATCCtgaaaaaccacagttttaagAAGGAGAGGGATGTAATGCTGAAGATAGGTGAGATGGCCTTTGAAGGAATCTCTGAGAAGAACATTGTGTTTAAAGAAGGAGATTTGATCAAATACAATCTGCAACCTTCCCAgttcttgtctgggtttgtgatgGAGCTTTTAGAGAGAGATGATACTACCCAGAGTGTGGTATACACATTCCCACACCTCACAATCCAAGAGTTTGTGGCAGCACTCGCACAATTCCTAACCGCAAGTCCTGAGGATATGAAGAAGCTCTTCGAGAAAGCCCACAGGGAGGAAGATCAGCGATACGAATTACTTCTCAGATTTCTCGCTGGCTTCTCCTCACAATCAAATCAGCTCCTTGAAGAGTTCTTGGGAGAATTTCCTTCAGAAAAGATCATACAAGTTATTGACTGGATAGGTGAAGAAGTTCATAAACAGCTTGTAAACACGAACTCCAAAGCCAGTAAAAGGAACCTCCTGAACTTGTTCCACTATTTGTTCGAGTCTCAGAATCGCCCACTTGTTAAATCCACTGTTGGATTAGTGAAAAAAGTTACATTCAGTGGACTGCAAATGAATCCCATTGACTGTGCTGTCTTGACTAATGTCATTGAGTTATGTGACACAATAAAAGAACTTGACCTGCAAAATTGCTCCATTCAATATGATGGACTCCAGTGGCTGGGACGTGGACTGCATAAATGTGAAGTGTTgag ACTGAGGgacaataaatttggagattCAGGAGTGAAACTGCTGTCTGCTGTCCTAAAGGAGCCTAACTGTAAAATACAGCAACTGAT GCTGAATGTTAACAACCTTACAGCTGATTGTACTGGAGATCTCTCCTCTGCTCTCAGTAAAAATCAATCACTGCTGGAACTGGACCTGAGTAATAACAAATTAGAAGATGCAGGGATGAAAAATCTGTCTGTTTTCTTGAAGAACCCAGACAGTAAAATACAATACCTGAG actGAATGCTAACAGTTTCACAGCTGCTTGCATCAATGATCTTTCCTCTGCCCTCAGTACAAACCAGTCACTGATATCTCTGTATCTGGGGAATAATGAGTTGGGTGATGCTGGGGTGCGACAATTCTTCAAGGATCTGAAGAACATACAGGAATTGGG TCTGGAAAATAACAATCTCTCTGCTTGCTGCATGAAGGACCTTGCTACCACTATCAGTGAGTACCAGTCACTGAGATCTCTGAACTTAAGTTGTAATAACCTGGGGGATTCAGGGCTGAAAGCACTCTCTGAAGCTCTGAAGAAACCTAACCAAAGGCTAGAGCAATTGCA TCTTTGCTCAGCTAAGCTCACAGCTTCTTGTGCCAGTGATGTTGCATCTGTGCTCAGTATAAGCTGCACACTGAAGGTTTTGGACCTGGGTGGTAATAAACTAGAAGATCACGGCATGAAATTGCTGTGTGAGGCTTTGAAGAACAACTCAAACTCTAAAATACAAACACTACA GTTATGGAAAAATTACCTTCATGATTCATGTGCTGAAGATCTTGTCTCTGGTCTCTCTGGAGTCTGCTCATTGAGGAAGCTGAACCTTTCATCTAACTTCTTTACAGACCAATCTGTTGAAAAATTCCGAACCCTCACAAGGAACTGCAGCAGCTTGAAAATTATTGA CCTGGATGATAATAAGTTCAGTTCAGAGGGGCGTGACCGCCTGCTGTCGCTGCGGAACTACAGATCCAGAATGACAGTGATTGTGTGA
- the LOC138764914 gene encoding NACHT, LRR and PYD domains-containing protein 3-like isoform X6, translated as MKTIQANEAVKIFQLVDRYAQLTVVSTIRDLKLVEHELLARGQEHEVWREKHLQKELELIQTDKLFCSSFSRSKSKFGSSTAVIGVPGIGKTTMVQKIVHDWATGKIYHKFQFVFSFKFRDLNDINCRVNLQELILDQYPYLQHLLREIWKFPEEILFIFDGLDEYNTRIDFADNRRNTEPKYMCTDPECWCAVSDIVYGLIQRKLLPGCSVLVTSRPTALNLLERAEIDVWAEILGFDHEERKEYFNKIFEDQTAAAALFKHVEENQILYTMSFNPSYCWILGQTLGPFFMKGKKLHRIPKTITELYSCYICNILKNHSFKKERDVMLKIGEMAFEGISEKNIVFKEGDLIKYNLQPSQFLSGFVMELLERDDTTQSVVYTFPHLTIQEFVAALAQFLTASPEDMKKLFEKAHREEDQRYELLLRFLAGFSSQSNQLLEEFLGEFPSEKIIQVIDWIGEEVHKQLVNTNSKASKRNLLNLFHYLFESQNRPLVKSTVGLVKKVTFSGLQMNPIDCAVLTNVIELCDTIKELDLQNCSIQYDGLQWLGRGLHKCEVLRLRDNKFGDSGVKLLSAVLKEPNCKIQQLMLNVNNLTADCTGDLSSALSKNQSLLELDLSNNKLEDAGMKNLSVFLKNPDSKIQYLRLNANSFTAACINDLSSALSTNQSLISLYLGNNELGDAGVRQFFKDLKNIQELGLENNNLSACCMKDLATTISEYQSLRSLNLSCNNLGDSGLKALSEALKKPNQRLEQLHLCSAKLTASCASDVASVLSISCTLKVLDLGGNKLEDHGMKLLCEALKNNSNSKIQTLQLWKNYLHDSCAEDLVSGLSGVCSLRKLNLSSNFFTDQSVEKFRTLTRNCSSLKIIDLDDNKFSSEGRDRLLSLRNYRSRMTVIV; from the exons ATGAAGACAATTCAGGCAAATGAGGCAGTGAAGATATTCCAGCTGGTTGATCGATATGCTCAGCTTACAGTCGTTTCAACCATTCGAGATTTGAAACTTGTAGAACATGAACTATTGGCAAGAGGCCAAGAGCATGAAGTTTGGAGAGAGAAGCATCTACAGAAAGAGCTAGAATTAATCCAAACTGATAAATTGTTCTGCAGCAGTTTTTCCCGGAGTAAATCCAAATTTGGGAGTTCAACTGCTGTGATTGGAGTTCCAGGGATTGGAAAAACAACAATGGTACAAAAGATTGTTCATGACTGGGCCACTGGAAAAATataccataaattccaatttgtgttCTCTTTCAAATTCCGTGATTTGAATGATATTAATTGCAGAGTCAACCTGCAAGAACTGATTCTGGATCAATATCCCTACCTTCAACATCTCCTGAGGGAAATCTGGAAATTTCCAGAAGAAATATTGTTTATATTTGATGGTTTAGATGAATACAACACAAGAATTGATTTTGCAGACAATCGAAGAAACACAGAGCCAAAGTACATGTGCACAGATCCAGAGTGTTGGTGTGCGGTGTCTGACATTGTGTATGGTTTAATACAACGAAAGCTACTCCCAGGATGTTCAGTGTTGGTGACCAGTCGCCCAACTGCATTAAATTTATTGGAAAGGGCTGAGATAGATGTCTGGGCTGAAATCCTGGGATTTGATCATGAAGAGCGGAAGGAATATTTTAACAAGATTTTTGAAGATCAGACAGCGGCAGCAGCTCTTTTCAAGCATGTGGAAGAGAACCAGATTCTGTACACTATGAGCTTCAACCCTTCTTATTGCTGGATCCTTGGTCAAACTCTGGGCCCTTTCTTCATGAAAGGCAAAAAATTGCATCGCATTCCAAAAACCATCACTGAATTATATTCCTGTTATATCTGCAACATCCtgaaaaaccacagttttaagAAGGAGAGGGATGTAATGCTGAAGATAGGTGAGATGGCCTTTGAAGGAATCTCTGAGAAGAACATTGTGTTTAAAGAAGGAGATTTGATCAAATACAATCTGCAACCTTCCCAgttcttgtctgggtttgtgatgGAGCTTTTAGAGAGAGATGATACTACCCAGAGTGTGGTATACACATTCCCACACCTCACAATCCAAGAGTTTGTGGCAGCACTCGCACAATTCCTAACCGCAAGTCCTGAGGATATGAAGAAGCTCTTCGAGAAAGCCCACAGGGAGGAAGATCAGCGATACGAATTACTTCTCAGATTTCTCGCTGGCTTCTCCTCACAATCAAATCAGCTCCTTGAAGAGTTCTTGGGAGAATTTCCTTCAGAAAAGATCATACAAGTTATTGACTGGATAGGTGAAGAAGTTCATAAACAGCTTGTAAACACGAACTCCAAAGCCAGTAAAAGGAACCTCCTGAACTTGTTCCACTATTTGTTCGAGTCTCAGAATCGCCCACTTGTTAAATCCACTGTTGGATTAGTGAAAAAAGTTACATTCAGTGGACTGCAAATGAATCCCATTGACTGTGCTGTCTTGACTAATGTCATTGAGTTATGTGACACAATAAAAGAACTTGACCTGCAAAATTGCTCCATTCAATATGATGGACTCCAGTGGCTGGGACGTGGACTGCATAAATGTGAAGTGTTgag ACTGAGGgacaataaatttggagattCAGGAGTGAAACTGCTGTCTGCTGTCCTAAAGGAGCCTAACTGTAAAATACAGCAACTGAT GCTGAATGTTAACAACCTTACAGCTGATTGTACTGGAGATCTCTCCTCTGCTCTCAGTAAAAATCAATCACTGCTGGAACTGGACCTGAGTAATAACAAATTAGAAGATGCAGGGATGAAAAATCTGTCTGTTTTCTTGAAGAACCCAGACAGTAAAATACAATACCTGAG actGAATGCTAACAGTTTCACAGCTGCTTGCATCAATGATCTTTCCTCTGCCCTCAGTACAAACCAGTCACTGATATCTCTGTATCTGGGGAATAATGAGTTGGGTGATGCTGGGGTGCGACAATTCTTCAAGGATCTGAAGAACATACAGGAATTGGG TCTGGAAAATAACAATCTCTCTGCTTGCTGCATGAAGGACCTTGCTACCACTATCAGTGAGTACCAGTCACTGAGATCTCTGAACTTAAGTTGTAATAACCTGGGGGATTCAGGGCTGAAAGCACTCTCTGAAGCTCTGAAGAAACCTAACCAAAGGCTAGAGCAATTGCA TCTTTGCTCAGCTAAGCTCACAGCTTCTTGTGCCAGTGATGTTGCATCTGTGCTCAGTATAAGCTGCACACTGAAGGTTTTGGACCTGGGTGGTAATAAACTAGAAGATCACGGCATGAAATTGCTGTGTGAGGCTTTGAAGAACAACTCAAACTCTAAAATACAAACACTACA GTTATGGAAAAATTACCTTCATGATTCATGTGCTGAAGATCTTGTCTCTGGTCTCTCTGGAGTCTGCTCATTGAGGAAGCTGAACCTTTCATCTAACTTCTTTACAGACCAATCTGTTGAAAAATTCCGAACCCTCACAAGGAACTGCAGCAGCTTGAAAATTATTGA CCTGGATGATAATAAGTTCAGTTCAGAGGGGCGTGACCGCCTGCTGTCGCTGCGGAACTACAGATCCAGAATGACAGTGATTGTGTGA
- the LOC138764914 gene encoding NACHT, LRR and PYD domains-containing protein 3-like isoform X5, with product MWIHFRDIQKKHKEELRKKTEKLRMKTIQANEAVKIFQLVDRYAQLTVVSTIRDLKLVEHELLARGQEHEVWREKHLQKELELIQTDKLFCSSFSRSKSKFGSSTAVIGVPGIGKTTMVQKIVHDWATGKIYHKFQFVFSFKFRDLNDINCRVNLQELILDQYPYLQHLLREIWKFPEEILFIFDGLDEYNTRIDFADNRRNTEPKYMCTDPECWCAVSDIVYGLIQRKLLPGCSVLVTSRPTALNLLERAEIDVWAEILGFDHEERKEYFNKIFEDQTAAAALFKHVEENQILYTMSFNPSYCWILGQTLGPFFMKGKKLHRIPKTITELYSCYICNILKNHSFKKERDVMLKIGEMAFEGISEKNIVFKEGDLIKYNLQPSQFLSGFVMELLERDDTTQSVVYTFPHLTIQEFVAALAQFLTASPEDMKKLFEKAHREEDQRYELLLRFLAGFSSQSNQLLEEFLGEFPSEKIIQVIDWIGEEVHKQLVNTNSKASKRNLLNLFHYLFESQNRPLVKSTVGLVKKVTFSGLQMNPIDCAVLTNVIELCDTIKELDLQNCSIQYDGLQWLGRGLHKCEVLRLRDNKFGDSGVKLLSAVLKEPNCKIQQLMLNVNNLTADCTGDLSSALSKNQSLLELDLSNNKLEDAGMKNLSVFLKNPDSKIQYLRLNANSFTAACINDLSSALSTNQSLISLYLGNNELGDAGVRQFFKDLKNIQELGLENNNLSACCMKDLATTISEYQSLRSLNLSCNNLGDSGLKALSEALKKPNQRLEQLHLCSAKLTASCASDVASVLSISCTLKVLDLGGNKLEDHGMKLLCEALKNNSNSKIQTLQLWKNYLHDSCAEDLVSGLSGVCSLRKLNLSSNFFTDQSVEKFRTLTRNCSSLKIIDLDDNKFSSEGRDRLLSLRNYRSRMTVIV from the exons ATGTGGATACACTTTAGAG ATATTCAAAAGAAACACAAGGAAGAGCTCaggaaaaaaactgaaaaacTGAGAATGAAGACAATTCAGGCAAATGAGGCAGTGAAGATATTCCAGCTGGTTGATCGATATGCTCAGCTTACAGTCGTTTCAACCATTCGAGATTTGAAACTTGTAGAACATGAACTATTGGCAAGAGGCCAAGAGCATGAAGTTTGGAGAGAGAAGCATCTACAGAAAGAGCTAGAATTAATCCAAACTGATAAATTGTTCTGCAGCAGTTTTTCCCGGAGTAAATCCAAATTTGGGAGTTCAACTGCTGTGATTGGAGTTCCAGGGATTGGAAAAACAACAATGGTACAAAAGATTGTTCATGACTGGGCCACTGGAAAAATataccataaattccaatttgtgttCTCTTTCAAATTCCGTGATTTGAATGATATTAATTGCAGAGTCAACCTGCAAGAACTGATTCTGGATCAATATCCCTACCTTCAACATCTCCTGAGGGAAATCTGGAAATTTCCAGAAGAAATATTGTTTATATTTGATGGTTTAGATGAATACAACACAAGAATTGATTTTGCAGACAATCGAAGAAACACAGAGCCAAAGTACATGTGCACAGATCCAGAGTGTTGGTGTGCGGTGTCTGACATTGTGTATGGTTTAATACAACGAAAGCTACTCCCAGGATGTTCAGTGTTGGTGACCAGTCGCCCAACTGCATTAAATTTATTGGAAAGGGCTGAGATAGATGTCTGGGCTGAAATCCTGGGATTTGATCATGAAGAGCGGAAGGAATATTTTAACAAGATTTTTGAAGATCAGACAGCGGCAGCAGCTCTTTTCAAGCATGTGGAAGAGAACCAGATTCTGTACACTATGAGCTTCAACCCTTCTTATTGCTGGATCCTTGGTCAAACTCTGGGCCCTTTCTTCATGAAAGGCAAAAAATTGCATCGCATTCCAAAAACCATCACTGAATTATATTCCTGTTATATCTGCAACATCCtgaaaaaccacagttttaagAAGGAGAGGGATGTAATGCTGAAGATAGGTGAGATGGCCTTTGAAGGAATCTCTGAGAAGAACATTGTGTTTAAAGAAGGAGATTTGATCAAATACAATCTGCAACCTTCCCAgttcttgtctgggtttgtgatgGAGCTTTTAGAGAGAGATGATACTACCCAGAGTGTGGTATACACATTCCCACACCTCACAATCCAAGAGTTTGTGGCAGCACTCGCACAATTCCTAACCGCAAGTCCTGAGGATATGAAGAAGCTCTTCGAGAAAGCCCACAGGGAGGAAGATCAGCGATACGAATTACTTCTCAGATTTCTCGCTGGCTTCTCCTCACAATCAAATCAGCTCCTTGAAGAGTTCTTGGGAGAATTTCCTTCAGAAAAGATCATACAAGTTATTGACTGGATAGGTGAAGAAGTTCATAAACAGCTTGTAAACACGAACTCCAAAGCCAGTAAAAGGAACCTCCTGAACTTGTTCCACTATTTGTTCGAGTCTCAGAATCGCCCACTTGTTAAATCCACTGTTGGATTAGTGAAAAAAGTTACATTCAGTGGACTGCAAATGAATCCCATTGACTGTGCTGTCTTGACTAATGTCATTGAGTTATGTGACACAATAAAAGAACTTGACCTGCAAAATTGCTCCATTCAATATGATGGACTCCAGTGGCTGGGACGTGGACTGCATAAATGTGAAGTGTTgag ACTGAGGgacaataaatttggagattCAGGAGTGAAACTGCTGTCTGCTGTCCTAAAGGAGCCTAACTGTAAAATACAGCAACTGAT GCTGAATGTTAACAACCTTACAGCTGATTGTACTGGAGATCTCTCCTCTGCTCTCAGTAAAAATCAATCACTGCTGGAACTGGACCTGAGTAATAACAAATTAGAAGATGCAGGGATGAAAAATCTGTCTGTTTTCTTGAAGAACCCAGACAGTAAAATACAATACCTGAG actGAATGCTAACAGTTTCACAGCTGCTTGCATCAATGATCTTTCCTCTGCCCTCAGTACAAACCAGTCACTGATATCTCTGTATCTGGGGAATAATGAGTTGGGTGATGCTGGGGTGCGACAATTCTTCAAGGATCTGAAGAACATACAGGAATTGGG TCTGGAAAATAACAATCTCTCTGCTTGCTGCATGAAGGACCTTGCTACCACTATCAGTGAGTACCAGTCACTGAGATCTCTGAACTTAAGTTGTAATAACCTGGGGGATTCAGGGCTGAAAGCACTCTCTGAAGCTCTGAAGAAACCTAACCAAAGGCTAGAGCAATTGCA TCTTTGCTCAGCTAAGCTCACAGCTTCTTGTGCCAGTGATGTTGCATCTGTGCTCAGTATAAGCTGCACACTGAAGGTTTTGGACCTGGGTGGTAATAAACTAGAAGATCACGGCATGAAATTGCTGTGTGAGGCTTTGAAGAACAACTCAAACTCTAAAATACAAACACTACA GTTATGGAAAAATTACCTTCATGATTCATGTGCTGAAGATCTTGTCTCTGGTCTCTCTGGAGTCTGCTCATTGAGGAAGCTGAACCTTTCATCTAACTTCTTTACAGACCAATCTGTTGAAAAATTCCGAACCCTCACAAGGAACTGCAGCAGCTTGAAAATTATTGA CCTGGATGATAATAAGTTCAGTTCAGAGGGGCGTGACCGCCTGCTGTCGCTGCGGAACTACAGATCCAGAATGACAGTGATTGTGTGA